A single region of the Salvia miltiorrhiza cultivar Shanhuang (shh) chromosome 8, IMPLAD_Smil_shh, whole genome shotgun sequence genome encodes:
- the LOC130999026 gene encoding sphingoid long-chain bases kinase 2, mitochondrial, whose product MIACAVAIIPMSRTSFIRAEQPLAPDLAADNTTGRGGGATSRRRDIVFIVNPRGANGRTGKEWKKLLPYLRSRLDSDCNICESLTSGPCHAIDITREAIREGADAVIAVGGDGTLHEVVNGFFWGGKPVSDHDQSGHTTALGLIPLGTGSDFARTFGWKNDPHEAIERISRGIRSRIDVGVIAGESAELHYFINVADVHLSAKAGYYASRYKKFGNFCYVIGALQAFFGHHNQDLRIKVDDGDWEVYSQVTALCIGNAKYFGGGMKITPNADPSSRNFEVVVLQDFKWYDFILKMHKLYNGTHLSVKNVSSRSARTIEVEEIASRHSIFVQSDGEYLGFLPRKFSILPGVIEMIC is encoded by the exons ATGATTGCGTGTGCAGTGGCGATCATCCCAATGTCTAGAACCTCGTTTATCCGAGCAGAGCAACCGCTCGCTCCAGATCTCGCCGCCGACAATACAACcggcagaggcggcggcgccaccTCTCGCCGCCGAGACATCGTCTTCATCGTTAATCCTCGAG GAGCTAATGGAAGGACCGGCAAGGAGTGGAAGAAGCTGTTGCCTTACCTGAGGTCTCGCCTTGATTCTGAttgcaat ATATGCGAATCTTTGACTTCTGGTCCTTGCCATGCCATTGATATTACAAGAGAG GCCATCCGTGAGGGTGCTGATGCAGTGATTGCAGTAGGAGGTGATGGAACCCTTCATGAG GTGGTTAATGGCTTCTTCTGGGGTGGGAAACCAGTTTCTGATCACGACCAATCTGGCCATACAACTGCTCTTGGT CTTATTCCGTTGGGAACTGGATCTGACTTTGCCAGAACATTCGGCTG GAAAAATGATCCTCATGAAGCCATTGAACGCATTTCTAGAG GGATAAGATCTCGCATTGATGTTGGCGTCATCGCTGGAGAAAGTGCAGAGTTGCACTATTTCATAAATGTTGCTGATGTTCATTT GAGCGCTAAGGCTGGTTATTATGCATCAAGATACAAGAAGTTTGGAAATTTCTGTTATGTTATAGGTGCTTTGCAAGCATTTTTTGGCCATCACAATCAGGATCTTAGAataaag GTTGATGACGGTGACTGGGAAGTTTATTCCCAGGTAACAGCTCTTTGCATTGGGAATGCCAAATATTTTGGTGGTGGAATGAAGATTACACCAAATGCAGACCCGTCTAGCAGGAATTTTGAG GTGGTGGTTCTTCAGGACTTCAAATGGTATGATTTCATCCTCAAAATGCACAAGCTATACAACGGTACACACTTGTCTGTGAAAAACGTATCTTCTAGAAG TGCACGTACAATTGAAGTCGAGGAGAT